A genomic window from Pungitius pungitius chromosome 12, fPunPun2.1, whole genome shotgun sequence includes:
- the LOC119220008 gene encoding LOW QUALITY PROTEIN: RNA binding protein fox-1 homolog 3-like (The sequence of the model RefSeq protein was modified relative to this genomic sequence to represent the inferred CDS: inserted 2 bases in 1 codon) yields MTNKKVANPYTNGWKLNPVVGAVYGPELYAVTGFPYPATGATVAYRGAHLRGRGRAVYNTFRTAPXRPPPIPAYGAVVYQDGFYGAEIYGGYAAYRFAPPTTTTAYSDSYGRVYATADPYHHTIGPAATYSVGTM; encoded by the exons ATGACAAACAAAAAGGTGGCCAACCCGTACACGAAcg GCTGGAAGCTGAACCCGGTGGTGGGAGCCGTCTACGGCCCGGAACTCTACGCCG TAACAGGGTTTCCCTACCCCGCCACAGGCGCCACGGTGGCCTATCGGGGCGCCCACTTGCGAGGTCGGGGGCGGGCCGTGTACAACACGTTCCGCACGgctcc ccgccccccccccatcccggcCTACGGAGC GGTGGTGTACCAAGATGGCTTCTACGGAGCAGAGATCTAC GGGGGCTACGCCGCGTACAGGTTCGCcccgcccaccaccaccaccgcctaCAGTGACAG CTATGGCAGAGTCTATGCAACAGCGGACCCCTACCACCACACGATCGGCCCCGCAGCCACGTACAGCGTGGGGACCATG